CTGATGACTTTCCATGGAAATCAAACGATTAAAATTCAACTGCGTAACTCCTAGGATCTTGCTAATCAAGAAAAATTATGCGAGTGCATCCAGAGCAGCCCATCTTGCGTAGGCATTGAGCAAATTTTTTTCCAAGATTGTAAGACTTTCCCTGGTCGTAGCGATCTCAATGCCCGGTCGTTGGTAAAAACGAGGATCTGCCATCATTTCGTGCAGCGTTGCTTGCTCGGCTTCCAGAGCTTCGATATGCCCTGGTAACGCGGCAAGCTCTTGTTGTTCCTTGAAGGAAATCCGTCGTGGACGGTCGGTGCGTAATCGCGGCGGAATGGTCGCCGCTGGCGAGGAAGTTTTGATCGCTCCTGACGGCAAGGACAATGGCCGTTGCCGGAGCCAATCCTCGTAGCCACCCACATATTCAACTACGCTAGACTTGCCCTCGAAGACCAATGAATTGGTAACCACATGATCGAGAAATTCCCGGTCATGACTTACCAGCAACAAAGTGCCTGGATACTCGGCAAGCAGTTCTTCCAGCAAATCGAGAGTATCGATATCCAAATCATTGGTGGGTTCGTCCATGACCAACACATTGGAAGGTTGCGCAAAAAGGCGGGCGAGCAACAGGCGATTACGCTCACCGCCGGAAAGTGCCTTGACCGGTGTGCGGGCACGATCGGGCGTAAATAGAAAATTCTGTAAATAACCAATTACATGGCGTCGTACTCCATCGACAGTGACAAAATCTGCACCTGCGGCCACGCTGTCGCGCACGCTTGCTTCCTGATCGAGGCTCGCGCGGAGCTGATCGAAATAGGCAACGCGCAAGCGTGTCCCAAGGCGCAGACGGCCCGCCGTGGGCGGCAGCTCTCCGAGTAGCACACGCAAGAGTGTAGTTTTACCTACTCCGTTGGGGCCAATAATCCCCACGCGATCACCGCGTAACAGCGTGGTAGTGAGTCCCTGAAAAACAGGAAGACCATCATAAGCAAAGGCCACATCCTCGGCTTCAACCACTATCTGGCCCGAACTTTCGGCAGATTCAATTTTCATCCGCGCTGTTCCCTCACGAATACGCCGTGCGCGGCGTTCCTCGCGCAGCCGCAACAAAGCGCGTACCCGTCCTTCGTTGCGGGTACGCCGCGCCTTGATTCCCTGACGAATCCACATTTCTTCCTTGGCGAGTTTCTTGTCAAATAAGGCGGCATGACGCTCCTCGGCGGCCAGCAGGGCCGCCCTGCGTTCCAAGTACAGATGAAAGTCGCCGCTGTAACTCGCCAAGCGTCCGCGATCGAGTTCCACGATGCGGGTGGCGAGTCGTTGCAGGAATGCGCGATCATGCGTGACAAATAACATCGTGCCTGGAAATTCAAGCAGAAACCGCTCCAGCCATTCAATCGCAGGAATATCCAGATGATTGGTAGGCTCGTCCAGCAACAACAGATCCGGTGCATCGATGAGTGCCTGACCAAGGAGGACACGGCGCTTAAATCCGCCAGAAAGATTGGCGAAAATCGCTTCTGGGGGTAATTCTAGGCGTGAAATCAATGTTTCCACCCGCGAACGCCATTGCCAGCCACCCACCGCTTCCAGTTCGTGCTGAAGACGTGCGAGCGCCTTCAATATGGAGGCATTTTCGTTACTATCGCCAGTGTCGGCCATGCGCTGACCGAGATGGTGATACTGAGACAACCACTGACCAATCTGGCCCAGGCCCGCCGCCACCACGTCAAACACGGTCTCCTCGCGTTCGGGTGGCACCTCCTGAGCGAGGCGTGCCATCTTGAGGCCGGTGACACGCGCGATCTCGCCACGGTCGGGAGCAATTTCCCCCACAATCAACCGCATCAAGCTGGACTTGCCGCTGCCATTGCGACCGACCAGTGCTAGGCGTTCACCCTTTTCCAGTTGTAATTCCACTCCATCCAGCAATGGCGCGCCGCCATAAGCCAAATGTATGTCTTTCAGGGTCAATAAATTCACAAGCGTATTTCTCGAATGTTTTTAATCCCTGTAGGATATATTCCCCGCTGCTTGCGGCGAGGCCGTTTATTCTCGTCTTAACAAATAATCGTTGAAAAAACTTGCCAGTCGATTTTCTTTGAATTGACGCTCAATGGCATCGCGGTCGGAGACATTTTCCGCCCATTCCAGCAGCCCCACTTCGGGATGATGCTTGTGGTAG
The DNA window shown above is from Gammaproteobacteria bacterium and carries:
- the uup gene encoding ATP-binding protein Uup; protein product: MNLLTLKDIHLAYGGAPLLDGVELQLEKGERLALVGRNGSGKSSLMRLIVGEIAPDRGEIARVTGLKMARLAQEVPPEREETVFDVVAAGLGQIGQWLSQYHHLGQRMADTGDSNENASILKALARLQHELEAVGGWQWRSRVETLISRLELPPEAIFANLSGGFKRRVLLGQALIDAPDLLLLDEPTNHLDIPAIEWLERFLLEFPGTMLFVTHDRAFLQRLATRIVELDRGRLASYSGDFHLYLERRAALLAAEERHAALFDKKLAKEEMWIRQGIKARRTRNEGRVRALLRLREERRARRIREGTARMKIESAESSGQIVVEAEDVAFAYDGLPVFQGLTTTLLRGDRVGIIGPNGVGKTTLLRVLLGELPPTAGRLRLGTRLRVAYFDQLRASLDQEASVRDSVAAGADFVTVDGVRRHVIGYLQNFLFTPDRARTPVKALSGGERNRLLLARLFAQPSNVLVMDEPTNDLDIDTLDLLEELLAEYPGTLLLVSHDREFLDHVVTNSLVFEGKSSVVEYVGGYEDWLRQRPLSLPSGAIKTSSPAATIPPRLRTDRPRRISFKEQQELAALPGHIEALEAEQATLHEMMADPRFYQRPGIEIATTRESLTILEKNLLNAYARWAALDALA